A window from Corythoichthys intestinalis isolate RoL2023-P3 chromosome 10, ASM3026506v1, whole genome shotgun sequence encodes these proteins:
- the bag2 gene encoding BAG family molecular chaperone regulator 2: MAQAKIQAKINDVSSGKFNRSMSMADRAGQLLSNLDQLELRVEALRETASAMEQERECILEMIQSLQNSQEMHNISAGEKEELTLTADRLMGRTLSVEINVGTIRSGQQEEALRQATSIIDEIVKKLLVDMTESKQRLLALHSACVTEAPPVPIDQKFQAIVISCALEDQKKIKRRLETLLRNVGNAEKNIKIMDHQKLEEPKTNGSQ; this comes from the exons ATGGCTCAAGCTAAAATACAAGCAAAAATCAACGACGTGTCGAGCGGCAAGTTCAACAGATCTATGTCCATGGCGGACCGGGCCGGACAACTTTTGTCGAATTTGGATCAGCTGGAGTTGAG GGTGGAGGCGCTCCGCGAAACAGCTTCGGCCATGGAGCAGGAAAGGGAGTGCATCCTGGAAATGATTCAATCCTTACAAAACAGTCAAGAAATGCACAACATCAGTGCTG GAGAGAAAGAGGAATTGACTTTAACTGCCGACCGACTGATGGGCCGCACGTTATCGGTAGAGATCAACGTGGGCACCATCAGAAGCGGTCAACAGGAGGAGGCCCTGCGCCAGGCCACATCCATCATCGACGAAATCGTGAAGAAGTTGTTGGTTGACATGACCGAATCAAAGCAGCGGCTCCTCGCCTTGCATTCGGCGTGCGTGACAGAGGCGCCGCCCGTGCCCATTGACCAAAAGTTTCAGGCCATTGTGATCAGCTGTGCTCTGGAGGACCAGAAGAAGATCAAGAGAAGGCTAGAGACGCTGCTGAGGAATGTTGGAAATGCTGAGAAGAATATTAAGATCATGGATCACCAGAAATTAGAGGAGCCAAAAACCAACGGCAGTCAATAG